Part of the Syntrophorhabdaceae bacterium genome is shown below.
CGCGGTATACGACCGCGATCTCCACTACATTGCCGTGAGCGACCGGTACCTCCAGGATTATGATGTCAAGGAAGCGGACATCCTGGGAAAACATCACTACGAGGTATTTCCGGAGATGCCCCAGAAATGGAAGGATGTGCACCAACGATGTTTGGCGGGCGCCATAGAGCGCAACGATGACGATTATTTCGAACGGCCTGACGGCTCCGTTACGTACAACCGGTGGGAGTGCCGTCCCTGGTATCGGGCGGACGGACAAATCGGCGGCATGATCACCTATACGGAAGTGACGACCGGACGCAAGAAAGCCGAAATGGCGCTTCGGGAAAGTGAAGAGAATTACCGGGGTCTTTTTCAAAACGCATCGATCGGCATATTCCACTCCCTGCCGGAAGGACGATTCTTGCGGGTGAACCCTGCGCTGGCTCAAATGATGGGGTATGCCTCTCCGGAAGAGATGGTTTCCGCCGTCACGAATATCAAAACCCAAATTTACGTCGACTCGGAAAAGCATTCGGACCTTCTCACCGCCACGCGAAAAAGCACCGGATGGGTTCACGCCGAGAGTCGCTACCGCCGCAAGGACGGCACTATTATCATTGCAAATGTGACGGTGCGCAAGGTGCTCAACGCCGACGGCGCAATAGCTTTCCTGGAGGGGTTTGTTGAGAATATCACCGAGCGTAAGGAGGTGGAAGAACGGATCAAATCCGTCCTCTTCGAGAAGGAGCTCCTCCTCCATGAGGTGCATCACCGGATCAAAAACAACATGAACGTGATCATGAGCATGCTGTTGCTGCAGGCAGAGACATTACAGGACCCGTTGGCAGTCGCCGCCCTTGCGGATTCGAGAAGCCGCCTGCAAGGCATGATGGTACTGTATGACAAGCTCTACCGGTCTACCGATTTCAGGCAGATATCTACAAAGGACTACCTCGCGTCTCTGATCGATGAAATTCTCAGGAATTTTTCCACCCGGGGATCGGTTACCGTGGAGCCGCACATCGATGACGTAATCCTTGACGCGAATACGCTATCCTCTTTGGGTATGATTCTCAATGAATTGCTTACGAACACAATGAAACATGCCTTTATCGGCCTGGATCGGGGATTGATAGGCGTCTCATTTTCAGTAAAGGAAAACCGTGCAACCCTGATTGTATACGATAACGGCACGGGCATTCCGGAATCGGTTGACATCGCAGCCTCCACCGGGTTCGGGATGCAGCTCGTCGGCTTGCTCACGGAACAGCTTGACGGAACCATCCGGCTTGAACGCCGGCATGGGTCGAAATTCGTGCTGGAATTCGGGATATGAGGTGTGAGAGGGACAAATAAGGGGCGTCCGCAACTATGACTCCCCCATCGGCTCAGCGCCTCATGCAGCTGACGGCATTATGGCTCGGTCTTCCCGTCCAATGCCCGCCTGACCGCTTTTCCCAGTTCCCGTCTGGCCAGCGGTTTCATGAGAAACTCTTTTATTCCCGCTGCCGTGGCCTTTTCCTTATTCACGCTCTCACTGTAGCCGGTGCAAAGAATGATCGGCAGATCTCCCCGTATCTTGAGGAGTTCTTCGGCAAGATGCAATCCGGTGAGCTGGGGCATGGTCTGGTCTGTGATCACGAGATTAAACTGAGCGGGGTCTTCGGAAAACATCCCGAGGGCCTTCATGCTGTCCGTCATGGCGGTCACTTTATAACCAAGTCTTTCCAGGCTCGCTTTCGCGAAGGCGGTCAAAGTTTCTTCATCGTCGACAAAGAGGATGTGTTCTTTTCCATTAGCGATTGGCCCGGCTGTCGAGACTTTGGGCTCCTCACTTTCCGCGGCCTTTGGAATGAGTACCCGGAATGTCGAGCCTATCCCGGGGATGCTTTTGACGCTGATATCCCCCTTGAGGCTCTTCACTATCCCGTATGCCACGGCAAGGCCCATACCGGTCCCCTCCCCTCGTTTCTTCGTGGTAAAGAAGGGCTCGAATATTCTCTTCGTCAACTCCGTATCCATCCCTATGCCCGTGTCCTTCACCGTGAGCCTGACATACTCTCCGGGGGCCGGGTTATCGTGCCGTGTTCCTGATTTTATTACGGCATCAGCAACGGCTATGCTCAAAGTGCCGCCCTTTTCTCTCATTGCATAGGCCCCATTAGTGACAAGGTTCATGATTATTTGCTGTATTCCGGTAGCATTGGCGAAAACGATATCGGTCTTGGCGCTCGATTTCAGGTCCAGCCGAACTGTGGTGGGAATCGAGGCGCGAAGCAATTTAACCGTTTCATCGATAACGGGGGTCAGACGCAGGGGAGTGATCTTATATTCGGTCTTACGGCTGAAGGTGAGTAACTGTCGGATTAAATCCCGCGCTCTGAATGATGACTTTACAATGTATCGAAGGTTCTTCGCCAGTAAGCTGCCTTCGGCCACCTCATCCAGCGACATTTCGGCGAATCCCAATATGGCGGCGAGGATGTTGTTGAAGTCATGGGCTATGCCTCCCGTCAATGTTCCTAAGGCCTCCATCTTCTGAGACTGCCGGAGTTGCTCCTCCAGGCGCCTGCGCTCCATGGTCTCCAATTGAAGGCTGTCGTAGGCGCTTTGCAGCTCCGTAGTCCTTTCCTGCACCCGGAGCTCGAGCTCATAATGGGCTTTCCTCAGCGCTGCTTCAGCCTGTTTGCGGTCCTCAATGTCCGTATTCGATGTCAGCCATTTTTCAAGTTTTCCCTTTTGATCGCGAATCGGGACGGCGTTGGTCGAAAACCACCGGTAGCTGCCGTCGTGTCCCCTGATGCGGAATTCCATCGCACACGCCTGTTCGTTCCTGAGCGCTTCTTCCCAGATAGCGGTGACTACCGGAACATCTTCGGGATGCAAATGATCAAGCCAGGCATGATCCAACCGGTCTGCCTCGGTGCTCCCGGTGAACTGGAGCCACTGCCTTCCCATGTAATCGGCCCGGCCGTCAGGATGGCACGTCCACACCAGGTGCGGCATCGCCTCGAGCATCTCGCGCTGCCGCCTGTTGCTCTCCCGGAGCTCCTGCTCTGCTCGCTTGAATTCCGTTATATCCGTCATGATTGCCCCAAAAACCGATCCGCCCAAGTGAAATGCCGATATGAGCAAATGAATCCGGCGCGGCGCGAAGTACCGTTCTATTCTTATCGATTCACCCGTCTTGACGACATGTTCAAAAGGGCCGAGGAATGGCAGGGGAGCGCGGTCGTCATATATCTCGCTCATGCGCAGACCGATAATTCTATTTACCGGCCTGTCGGTTTGGCGCAGGAATGCGGGGTTTACCTCCAGCACACGCCAATCTACAGGGTTGCCGTGCTCATCGTAAAGAAGCTCGGCAATTGCCATCACCTCGTTCATGTTGTTAAACAGGGCGTGATAATTTTCTTCGCTCTTGCGGAGAGCGTCCTCCGCGAATGCGTGCTCGATCATGTCGCTTGCCAGGCGGGCGAGCATGTCCATTCGCCTGAGACTATGCTCGTCAGGTACGTGAGGAGCACCGTATTGGGTGGTGAGGATACCGAGCAGGTCTCCTCTGCGGCTCACGAGAGGCGTTGACTGCACTGCCCTCACCCCGGCATCCCTGAGCACGGCGAGTGATGACGTTCCGGCCAAAAAGGGGCTTGTCTCCACGTCCTCCACAATCACCCGTTCTCCTCTTGCGGTCGCCTCGCCGCACACGGAAGCGACGTTCCCGGCTGAACCAAAAAAGTCGAGGAATTGAGGGGTGTGGTTATAATGAGCCACAATGCGAAGCCTATTCCCGTCCATGAGCTGAAGCGTGCCCTTACGGGCATCCATAATAGCGATCGTCGCGTTCATGATCTCCTGCAACAAGGGCTCGAGTCCGTGGTGCCCCACATTTTTGATGCTCAGGGCATGCATTTTAGTGAAAGTGCGCAGGTTCACCGCGAGACGCGCCTCAGCCTCCTCACGCTCGATAATTTCATTGCGGAGGTTTTCGAGGAGCCTTGCGTTATCAAGGGCAATCGAGATCGATACGGCAAGGTTTCGCGCGAAATCGAGATGAACCTCATTAAATAAGAAGGGGGTCCCGTAGTTGAAGAAACATACCCCGATGGCCTTCTGCCCTGACATGACGGGAACGACGAGAACGGAACGGACGTTCCGGTTGATCATGTGCCGGCGATTGACCCTCGGATCGTCCCACGCATCATTGACCGCCACGATCTCACCAGCGTGGATCGCATGGACGGCGTGGGGCTCCGCCTCATCATTCATCTCCATACCCACAACGCTCTTCGGAAAGCCGTGCACGTGACTGACGACCCAGCTCCCGTTCCTGGGAAGGGATATTGCACCTGTCTCGCTCCCGAGGGCCGCGGCCGCCTCGGAGATGACCGTCTGCATCACCTCGTCAAAGTTCGGGGCAGAATGTATCGATGTCTGAATCGATAGAATGGCCCGGGTAAGACGGGCGGCTTCCTTGCGCAATTCCGTCTCGGATCGAAGCGCCTCTTTTGCCTGTGTGAGCTCGCTGGTTAATTTTTCGACCACCGCATGAGGCTTCAGGTTTGGTTGATCGGTTTTTGTTCCCATAAGAAATTCCCTATCTGTATTTGTGACAAATGGTTGAGTACTGGGATTCTCTTCGCTTCTATGAATGATAAAGCAATCAGGGGATTTGTTAAAGTGTTTTTGTGCAAAAATTCTCTTCCGACCGGTTTTTTTGTGGAGAATTTTTGCAAAAAGGCATCCCTTGAATTTTCCCCGGCCGGCGGCTTTAGCCTGCACTCCCGGGGAGGGGGCCTCCGAGAAAGGGAGAATTCCGTAACGGTCCGCGAAGGCAGTCCGAGTATGCATCTATTGAAGTAAAACCAATAGATGCATACATATTCTATGTGGTCCTCCCCGGCCATCTCGCCCGGTGTATGGGCCTGGGGAGCAAATATACGCATGAGGAGGTCCAAAATGGCAAGAGTCAGCACCTATCTCAATTTCACCCGTTCGACTGAAGAGGCGTTCATGTTCTACCAGTCCGTGTTCAAAACCGAGTTTTCCGGACCGATCGCACGCCTGAAAGATATGCCGCCTCAACCGGATCAGCCTCCTATGGCGGAGTCGGACAAGAACCTCGTGATGCACATCGAATTACCCATTCTGGCCGGACATGTGCTCATGGGAACCGACGTCCCCGAATCTCTCGGATTCACGGTATCCCAGGGCAATAACATCTACATAAACCTCGAGCCCGACACCCGTGCGGAAACCGATCGTCTTTTCAAAGCCCTGTCGGAAGGCGGCAACATAGAAATGGCGCTGCAGGAGATGTTTTGGGGCGCCTATTTCGGCAGTCTTGTCGACCGGTACGGCATTGCCTGGATGTTCAATTGTGTCAGCAAGACCTGAGGCGCCGCCTATCAGCCGCGGCAGTCCCCGGCTGATAGGCAGGGGCGAAACAAGGCGCCGTGAAGACCCCCTGCTTCGCGGCCGGTCTGTTATCGCCTCTATATTCAAATATTCATCCGGAGCGCATGAATGAGAGATGACCACTCCCTAAAATCGGTTCCCACCAGGGGCAGGACTTTGGATCACGCGGCTTTCGTGTATGATCTCCTTGAACCGGTGCTGATGTTGGGGAAGGCGGCCCAATATAACCAAAAGATCATCTCCCTCCTCGATCCTGCCGGTCCCGACCGGGTCCTCGACCTTGGGTGCGGCACCGGAGTGCTTACGTGCGCCATCGGAGAAAGGCTCGACCATGAAAAAGGCGGTATTTCAATCGGAATTGATGCCGCGGCAAAAATGATCAACCTGGCCCGGAAGAAACGGGAGAGCCGGACGTGCAGGTTCGAGGTCGCCGCGGCAGAGAGCCTGCCTTTTGAGAGCAGTTCTTTCGATGCCGTCGTATCGAGTATGTTCTTTCACCATGTCCCCCTCGATCTGAAGAAGAAAGCCCTCGCGGAAGCCCGGCGTGTTCTGAAGACAGGAGGGAAGCTCGTGATCGCCGACATGCACGCACCTGTCACCGTGTTTGGCTCTCTCGTCTCCCACGTGTCCCGCTATTTTTTCATGCAGCCCCAGATAGGAGAAAACATAAAGGGCTTGTTGCCTCGCCTGATCGAGGAGGCCGGCTTCAACCCGCCCCTTCCGGCCGCTATGTACTTCGGCTATATTGCAATCTTTGTGTCGCAAAAAGAGGGCTGAACCTGTATGGACTTTTTTGAGCAGATTGAAGAGCTGAAGAATAAGGGCAGCCGGACGGACGATGGGCGCTTCTTTAACCTGATAGAGGGGGAACTCTCTGAAGGACTGGGCATCTATTGGAAAACCGCGTCCCGGGTGCTCGAAGGCAGCGGCACCCATGTTCTCAGTCCGACCGACTCCTATTTCGCGTTAAAAAACAATTTCTTCTCCATGCTTTTCCTCTATTCCTATCACAAGGCTGGTATTTCAGGGGATCGGAGGATTATGTACGCCTCCATTAACCAGTGCCTGAGGGGCATGGTGACGGGCTGCGACAATATCCTGGACAATGAGTATAAAAAAACACTGGAAACGGATCTGCCCGAAGAGGGAACCCGTTTCCGGTCGGTCCTCGATATAATGGTATCGGATCGCGTCATGTTCGATATCCTTCTCCGCGCGGCGGAAAGAGAGGGACTATCGCGGGACGCAATACTGGGCGCCTCCGCGCTCTCTTTACACGCTCTTTTGCAAAGCGGCGTACAGGAGGCACGCGAAGAGAAAGGGGTTACCGGCATCCTTTCCCCCGAAGACGTCCTTCAACTGGTGCACCATTACAAGACGGGGTTATTGTTTCAGGCCCCATGGCATATTCCGCGGTTTCTCGAGTCTCTGCCCGAAAAAGAGATCGATTCGATGATGGGGGCTCTTTATGCCATAGGGATGGGGCCCCGGATGAGGGAGGGGGTATGCTTGCCTTATTCCCTGAAACCAGGGCTGCAGCCTCCGAAAAGGCACTCATCTTTCTGAACAGCGGGTTGGAAGCACTCTTCGAACCGAGGCACCATTTTCCTGATCAAACCCGCAATTTCCTTTATCGCTGGTAGGATCGGGATGGGGCTTATCCGGTCTCAGTAACGTGGCTTCAACACCTTATTGCCTTTGGGTGAGATCGGCATTCCTTTTTCTGATCCGGTCGGGCAGGTCCACCTTCGCGCTAAGCCTGATGGTGATCGCAGCCGTCTCCACCCTCATATTCCTTTCCTCCCTGGCGGTAGGCGTAAATGACGCCATGGTCCGCAATTCGGTGGGGCTCTTTTCGGGCCACATTCTCGCCACGGGGCTCCCGTCGGACCTGACGCCGGAAAACTTGAAGATAAAAGGGGTAGAGCATGTGCTGAAGAGGATACATGTCCCGGGCGCCATATCCTTTGGAGACAAAACAGAGGCAATCGATATGGTCGGCATCGACCCCATATCCGAGGGCAAGGCGACCGCCCTGGCGAAGAAGATCGTAAAGGGGAGAAACATACGGGATGGTTTGCATGAAGTGCTGGTGAGCAAGGCAGTCTCCGATAAACTTGGAGTCGGGGTGGGCGAACTCCTGAGATTCGCAGCCATTGGTCTCGAAGGGCCTCTCGCCCTTAAAATATCGGGTATATACGACACCGGAATTTCCTCGATGGATATGGGCCTTGCCTTCTGCCCCTACAGTGCCCTTCCGTTAAACGCTTACAGATGGAGCGCCGCGGTCTTTATCCGGGATAATGCGACACCGGAAACTATCGTCTCATCCTACAGGCGGCTCTTCGGCACCCGCTACCCCTTTACCACATGGAGGGAATCGATGCCCGCCCTGGTGCAATTGATCGACCTCAACTATCTTTCCATGACCATTGTCATACTTCTTGTCTTCGGCGTGGTATCGCTCGGCATCTCGTGCGCCTTCGTGGTCTTTATTTTTAAGAGTCTCAGGGAATACGGCATTATGAAAGCCATGGGAGTGACCGTCGGCGAGGTGGCCTGCCTGATCGTCATAGAGATCGTGCTCATTAATTTTGCCGCGTGTCTTGCGGGTGGAGTATTGGGCGTGGGGGCGGTCTTCTTCTTTTCTCACCACGGCATCGATCTGTCTTCCTGGACATCCCATAATCAATATTTCGCCGTCTCAGGAACGATCTTTCCCAGACTGACCGTCTATTCCCTGTTCAGTCCCCCCGCAGCCTGCCTGGCCTTCGGACTCGTTTCAGCCATATGGCCGGCACTCCTTGTGGCCAGTAAAAAGGCCGTGGATATTCTGAGGGTTATGTGAGGCGATGATCAGGGTCGAGCACATAAGCAAGACCTTCATTTCCGGAAGGGGCAGTGTAAGAGCCCTTTCAGATGTATCCTTTTCCGCGGGGGCCGGGACCGCGACGGCGATAGTCGGTAAATCGGGCTCGGGAAAGACCACCCTCTTACACTGCATAGGGGGCCTCCTGCTTCCCGATGAAGGAAAAGTGAATTGCTTCGGGACTGAGTTAGACCAACTGAGCAACAGGGGCATGAGCCTCTTCCAGCGGCGAAATATGGGGTTTATATTTCAGTATGGCAACTTGCTGTCCTATTATTCCGTCTTCGACAATATTCTATTCCCCCTGGCGCTGAACGGAATGGGTAAGAAAGAGCGGGAAAGACGCGTCGCATCCCTGCTCGAAAGGATCGAGCTGGTCGGGGCTGAAAATGCTCTGCCTCACGAGCTTTCAGGCGGCGAGGCTCAGCGTGTCGCAGCCGCGCGCGCCATAGCCCATTCACCCCAAATGCTCCTCGCCGACGAACCCACGGCCAGCCTCGATTCGGAAACGGGTAAAAACCTGATAACCCTTCTTCTTGAAATGACAAAGGAACAGAAGTGCGCCCTCGTCTTTTCAACCCATGATCCCGAGCTCGTCAATTTGTGCGACGGCTCTTTTCGTATGAGAGACGGAAGGCTTCTCGAGGAGAGCGAATGAAAGGGACCAGAGTTCTTCTTTTTGCCGTGTTGGTCGCCCTCATACTCGCGGGATGCGCCTACAGATATTATCTGGGTTTGCATGGGCCGTCCGTGAAAGCCCATAGGGACATACATTCAGGGTTTGTCGAGGACGAGGAATGTCTTGGATGTCATCGACCCGGGAATAATCGGAACAATCCGGTGACAAGTCATCCGCAGTTTACAGGATGCCTGAAATGTCATAATGACGAACCTGGTTGAGAGAACCTTTTTCTCTCAAGAAAAAGGTTCTCTTTCATCGATGTAAATTACCGGGACGCTGCCGGCCGCCCTGATGCATAAAAACTCACTTTTGCTCCCCGGAAGGGGTCGAAGCCGCCTCGAAGCTCTTCAGCCATTCGACTATCTCCGCTTTGCCGTCCGTGGGCGTGCTGAAATGATCGCTCTCTATCACCAGATACTTACTCCGGGGATTGGGAGGGGCCTTATCGAAGGCATAGGACGGTCCTCTCTTGGCCATGCCGTCCCGCGAGCCCACTATCCAGAAAAACGCGGTCCCCGGTTTCAGGTTGGCGGCGTTCCTGGGCATGACCGCCGGGCCTTCGGGGTCCACATAACTGAGATATACCCTCGGAGTGGCCTTTCTCGCGAGCTTCCGCCCCTGGTTGTAGTCATCGAACATGACGACCTCATCACCCCTTCCTTCGGAAACCATCTTCTTCGCCCGTGCCACATCATCCTGCACCTGCGCGACATATCCTTTCGCTTCAGGAACATGTCCCGCTGCGATTGCTATTACTCCATCAAAAGTTATCTTTGTCGCCACGTAAAGGGCTACATTGGCTCCGAGGCTGTGGCCCGCGAGGAATACCCGCGTTACCCCCTGTTTCTTCAATGCCTCGACTTCTCTCATAATAATAGGGACGTTCTCTTCATAGGTATCCTTCCATACGGGCGCCCCATAGGGCATGGCGGGAACGACCACTTGAAAACCCTTTTCCCGCAGGGTCTCTGCGAGCGGTACGAGCGGATTGGCGCTGCTCCCTTTCCCGTGAAGCAGGATAACCCCTGCCGGCTCCGCGAAAGCCGCGGGCAGGCCGGACGCAATCATGCCGAATAGCGCGGCAATAAGGACCAATAGATATTTCACCCTTCTTTTTCTTATCATGGCCTATCCTTTTTCATTTCTTCGTCGATCATCCGCTCTTTCATTTCCCGAAGCCTTTTGCCTGAGAAAGTCGCCATACCCTGGAAGAAAAGGGCGATGCTCCACCCCATGAGCGGCCATTTGAACCAGTAATAACCAGGCGAGGTGGTCAGGTTTATGATAATGAGGACGGTCATCACCACTACATATACGGAAAGGTTGATATAAAAGCCGATCCTCGCCTCCACCCTCTTCTTTGCTTCTTCACGGCTCATCCCGTTTCCCATGACCTCCCGTTGTGAGTGTTAAAGCGGATTGTGCGCCTCTCTTCAAGTCTAGATTGAAAGAAGAAGTATGTCAATTTATGGGCCCATCTATTCCCCCGGGTCGATTCACCTGCATATCCGCGGGCGGGAAACTGATTTTCTCAGGCCCTTTCCGCGATTTCACGGAAAGCTTCCTCTAGACTCTATTCATGACGCGACACGGCATACACAAGGGCCGACGCCATGAGGAGATGAGGCATGAAAGACAATTTTGAACCGGTCCTCCAATTCATTCTCAAAGAAGAAGGGGGATACGTGGTCGATCACGCGGGGGCAACCAAAATGGGTCTCACCGTGGGACTCATGAAGGCGCTGAAGCTCGATCTCGACGGCGACGGAGACGTGGATTCAAAAGACGTCTCGCTGGTGAACGAGGACCTGGTCCGGAAGGTCTTTTACGAGCAGTTCTGGGCGCCTGTAGGAGGCGATGCCCTCCCGTCAGGGATCGACCTCATTGTCTGTGATTTCGCCTATAATGCGGGACCCCGGGCAGCAAAAGGCATCCTCGGGGACGGCGATAAGGCCGCTTGCACGATCCGGCGGCAGCTCTATTACTGGAAGCTCCGGGAAGGAAATCCTGCAAAGTATGCAAAATATTTCGACGGCTGGATAGGCAGGAGCTTGCGTGCTTGGCAGAAGGCCGTGGAGATGGCCCGGAAGGATGATCGATTAATGACTCTTACAAAGGAGGGAGTATGAACTGGTTTGAAAAGTTTGCAAAGGTGGTAGACGGTCTCGATCCGATAATCGAAGGTCTCGCGGCTTTTGCCTTTCCGGAAGCCCCGGTGGTTGCAAAGGCGGTGAAATATGGCGTCACCCTCGTGAAAGACGCAGAGGAGGCGTGGGGTGGAGGACAGGGACCCCTCAAGAAAGGATTTGTCATGAAAGGAGCAGGCGACTTCCTGCGCGGTCTCGTCGACTGCTCCACAGGAGGACAGCGCGCAACCCTCGAAAAGTTCGTTCCCTTCATGAGTGCCGTGGTGGAAGGGGTCGTCGAGGGGACCAGGCTGGTGGGTGTCGCTTACGATGAAGAGACCCCGGCCACGGACGCCGCGTAAAGGGGCGGCCCTTGGCATGGTTCGAAGTGCTCAGGTCCCTCTCCTTCTGGGGTCCGGGCATGGTCATTGCCGGCTTTATGATCGCGGCCCTTTACAAGCTCGCGGACAAGTACCTCGGTGAGTTCATCAAGGCCCAGCAAGGGCAGGCGGCATCCCTGGCTGCCCTTGCCCAGGGTACGGAAGGCCTTCGGGATTCAATGCAGGGATATGTGGCCCGGGACACCCAGGAGCACCGGGAGATGGTCATTCTCCTGAAATGCGTGACCCAAAAGCTGGAGCGAATCGAGGAGCAGGTCTATGGATGTTAAAAGAGAGAAGTACCGAAGAATAAGGGGCGCAATCCTGAAGTTCCTCGCCACCGAGCATCCCGGGGCCATCGATTCGAAGGTCCTCTACCACCTGCTCGATGACGTAAGGTACACGATGACGGAGGAGGAGTTCCTGAGCCACACCATCTATCTCACGGAACTTGGGTATATGAGAAGAGACGAAAGGCAGGCAAAGGACATAGAGATCGTCATGTACGTCATCACGCCGGCGGGTCTCAATCTCTTAGACGGGTTTATAGAAGACGTGGGCGTGGATGTGAGGTTTTAAATGAGACAGTCGATAGTCGATAGTCGGGTGAGGCAGTCGTTAGTGAAGACGTGTGAGGCGTGCGCTTCGCTTAGGGGTTTAAAGCCTTTCACGCATCACGTCACACCCTTTACACGGCTGAGCCAAGCGCATGCATTACAGGCACACGGGGTTCATAATGTCGCGTAAATTTTATCCGCCAGAGACCATTGAGATGGCGTACCGGATGTGGCGGAAGTGCGGCCGGAATGTGGCGATGACCATCCGGGAGCTGGCCGGGCAGGGATGGAAGATCTCGAACCCGACCATCTTCGAGTGGATAGAGAAATACGCCTGGAAGGAGAGGGCAGCGAAGGCGGAAGGGGAGGAACAGGAGATAAAAGAGGCGCAATGCTCCGCCCTCGAGAAAGCCCTCCTAACCCTTTCGCGACAGCAGGCAAAGTACGAGAAATGGTTCGAGGCGGCGGAGGCGACCGACATAGACCCCCAGGTGACCTACGCGTACAACAGCCTCGTCCAGATGATCCTCAAGATCGACAAACAGATGAAGGAGAAGCCGGACCTCTATCTCATGACCTCCCTCGTCATGGAAGAATTCGTAAAATTCGTAAAAGCAAAGACCACCGACAAAGCCGCCCGGGTCAGCGTCTTCGGCCTGATAGACAAATTCTTCGACGAGGTTAAACCGAATGATTGAGACGGTTAAAATGTGTAATGCGTGTGCAGCGTGCGCTTCGCTTAAGGGTTTGAAGCCTTTAACGCATCACGGATGAGCGAAGCGCACGCATGAACGCCTTAACACTTCACGCGAGGCTTAAGTGACCATAAAAACAGGGATAGAAGCCAGGGTCGCTGCCACCCGGGTGGCTATGCAGGCCGAGGCAACACCTTTCGAGGATGCCTCACCTCAGGCGAAGGAGGAGCGTATCCGGAGGTCCCGCGTCGAGGACGGGTATTTCGCAAAGACCTATCTCCCCCACTACTTCTCTATGCCCTCTCCCGAGTTCCATAAGGAAATTTACGATTTCACGAAAGTGGAGGATGAGCCTGTCTTCATCGCCGCGCCCAGGGAACATGCGAAATCGACGATTGTCTCCTTCGCAACCCCGGTCGAGGATATCTGCCTCGAGCGGAAGCACTTCATTATCATCATCTCCGATACGGAGGATCTGGCTGCCGACTTCAACGTCTTCATCCAGTTGGAGCTTGAGGAGAACGAGCGGA
Proteins encoded:
- a CDS encoding PAS domain S-box protein; the encoded protein is MSAQEQKTILLVEDEALIAMAEAEAIRRFGYNKVIIANSGEKAVRLATENREIDLVLMDINLGKGIDGTEAARQILSRRTIPIVFLTSHSEQEYVERVKEITRYGYVTKDCGNFVLQSSIGMAFELFEAHERTKASETKYRRLHETMTDAFVLVDMTGRILEANQSFIHMLGYSMEELACLTYQDLTPEKWHSIESVIIDEQIMVRGFSDVYEKEYVRKDGAVFPVELRTFLIDDEERNLLGMWAIVRDITDRKQSETRLRESEEMMRYIVRHDPNAIAVYDRDLHYIAVSDRYLQDYDVKEADILGKHHYEVFPEMPQKWKDVHQRCLAGAIERNDDDYFERPDGSVTYNRWECRPWYRADGQIGGMITYTEVTTGRKKAEMALRESEENYRGLFQNASIGIFHSLPEGRFLRVNPALAQMMGYASPEEMVSAVTNIKTQIYVDSEKHSDLLTATRKSTGWVHAESRYRRKDGTIIIANVTVRKVLNADGAIAFLEGFVENITERKEVEERIKSVLFEKELLLHEVHHRIKNNMNVIMSMLLLQAETLQDPLAVAALADSRSRLQGMMVLYDKLYRSTDFRQISTKDYLASLIDEILRNFSTRGSVTVEPHIDDVILDANTLSSLGMILNELLTNTMKHAFIGLDRGLIGVSFSVKENRATLIVYDNGTGIPESVDIAASTGFGMQLVGLLTEQLDGTIRLERRHGSKFVLEFGI
- a CDS encoding GAF domain-containing protein, which translates into the protein MGTKTDQPNLKPHAVVEKLTSELTQAKEALRSETELRKEAARLTRAILSIQTSIHSAPNFDEVMQTVISEAAAALGSETGAISLPRNGSWVVSHVHGFPKSVVGMEMNDEAEPHAVHAIHAGEIVAVNDAWDDPRVNRRHMINRNVRSVLVVPVMSGQKAIGVCFFNYGTPFLFNEVHLDFARNLAVSISIALDNARLLENLRNEIIEREEAEARLAVNLRTFTKMHALSIKNVGHHGLEPLLQEIMNATIAIMDARKGTLQLMDGNRLRIVAHYNHTPQFLDFFGSAGNVASVCGEATARGERVIVEDVETSPFLAGTSSLAVLRDAGVRAVQSTPLVSRRGDLLGILTTQYGAPHVPDEHSLRRMDMLARLASDMIEHAFAEDALRKSEENYHALFNNMNEVMAIAELLYDEHGNPVDWRVLEVNPAFLRQTDRPVNRIIGLRMSEIYDDRAPLPFLGPFEHVVKTGESIRIERYFAPRRIHLLISAFHLGGSVFGAIMTDITEFKRAEQELRESNRRQREMLEAMPHLVWTCHPDGRADYMGRQWLQFTGSTEADRLDHAWLDHLHPEDVPVVTAIWEEALRNEQACAMEFRIRGHDGSYRWFSTNAVPIRDQKGKLEKWLTSNTDIEDRKQAEAALRKAHYELELRVQERTTELQSAYDSLQLETMERRRLEEQLRQSQKMEALGTLTGGIAHDFNNILAAILGFAEMSLDEVAEGSLLAKNLRYIVKSSFRARDLIRQLLTFSRKTEYKITPLRLTPVIDETVKLLRASIPTTVRLDLKSSAKTDIVFANATGIQQIIMNLVTNGAYAMREKGGTLSIAVADAVIKSGTRHDNPAPGEYVRLTVKDTGIGMDTELTKRIFEPFFTTKKRGEGTGMGLAVAYGIVKSLKGDISVKSIPGIGSTFRVLIPKAAESEEPKVSTAGPIANGKEHILFVDDEETLTAFAKASLERLGYKVTAMTDSMKALGMFSEDPAQFNLVITDQTMPQLTGLHLAEELLKIRGDLPIILCTGYSESVNKEKATAAGIKEFLMKPLARRELGKAVRRALDGKTEP
- a CDS encoding VOC family protein, giving the protein MARVSTYLNFTRSTEEAFMFYQSVFKTEFSGPIARLKDMPPQPDQPPMAESDKNLVMHIELPILAGHVLMGTDVPESLGFTVSQGNNIYINLEPDTRAETDRLFKALSEGGNIEMALQEMFWGAYFGSLVDRYGIAWMFNCVSKT
- a CDS encoding methyltransferase domain-containing protein produces the protein MRDDHSLKSVPTRGRTLDHAAFVYDLLEPVLMLGKAAQYNQKIISLLDPAGPDRVLDLGCGTGVLTCAIGERLDHEKGGISIGIDAAAKMINLARKKRESRTCRFEVAAAESLPFESSSFDAVVSSMFFHHVPLDLKKKALAEARRVLKTGGKLVIADMHAPVTVFGSLVSHVSRYFFMQPQIGENIKGLLPRLIEEAGFNPPLPAAMYFGYIAIFVSQKEG
- a CDS encoding FtsX-like permease family protein, with the protein product MRSAFLFLIRSGRSTFALSLMVIAAVSTLIFLSSLAVGVNDAMVRNSVGLFSGHILATGLPSDLTPENLKIKGVEHVLKRIHVPGAISFGDKTEAIDMVGIDPISEGKATALAKKIVKGRNIRDGLHEVLVSKAVSDKLGVGVGELLRFAAIGLEGPLALKISGIYDTGISSMDMGLAFCPYSALPLNAYRWSAAVFIRDNATPETIVSSYRRLFGTRYPFTTWRESMPALVQLIDLNYLSMTIVILLVFGVVSLGISCAFVVFIFKSLREYGIMKAMGVTVGEVACLIVIEIVLINFAACLAGGVLGVGAVFFFSHHGIDLSSWTSHNQYFAVSGTIFPRLTVYSLFSPPAACLAFGLVSAIWPALLVASKKAVDILRVM